The following proteins come from a genomic window of Streptomyces sp. GS7:
- a CDS encoding carbohydrate-binding protein, whose product MNSPGLRTGSRARSRSPLAALALTASALTALVTVTLAAPATATTQPAAARTTPPPSPTAPHTGVVVGARTPARTPGRAHAVRTFLAGRRTVSGPAWTHHPRIPGGRPTTSAPRAGQITHNWWGVFPQPGTHDGIMATHTVDPSYTVTDADNVTYAPTTKAQNSCMEVVTAYTNTGNEIWAWDWCGTVGPAKTVPIDDNFLKNYTPGNGGPAAYSVQMVQDDAATNRWSAYLYNYRTAAWDLLFQQSGTDQSGLNHGWDMFEIYASPNPATGEGYYCTEARNTTFDSSAVQLRSNGAWKPTSPSDSPWTDTNPDPNAFLCPPLKFVQAGANDHWTVHQ is encoded by the coding sequence GTGAACAGCCCCGGACTCAGAACCGGTTCCAGAGCAAGATCTCGTTCACCCCTCGCAGCCCTGGCCCTCACCGCCTCCGCCCTCACCGCCCTGGTGACCGTGACCCTGGCCGCCCCCGCCACCGCCACCACCCAGCCGGCCGCCGCCCGGACCACTCCGCCGCCCTCCCCCACGGCCCCGCACACCGGCGTCGTCGTCGGAGCACGCACACCGGCCCGCACACCGGGGCGCGCCCACGCCGTCCGTACGTTCCTGGCAGGGCGCCGGACCGTATCCGGCCCCGCGTGGACGCACCACCCCCGGATCCCCGGCGGCCGGCCGACCACATCGGCTCCCCGGGCGGGCCAGATCACCCACAACTGGTGGGGCGTCTTCCCCCAGCCCGGTACACATGACGGCATCATGGCCACCCATACCGTCGACCCGTCCTACACAGTCACCGACGCGGACAACGTCACCTACGCGCCCACCACCAAGGCCCAGAACTCCTGCATGGAAGTGGTGACCGCGTACACCAACACCGGCAACGAGATCTGGGCGTGGGACTGGTGCGGGACCGTCGGCCCGGCCAAGACCGTCCCCATCGACGACAACTTCCTGAAGAACTACACCCCCGGCAACGGCGGGCCGGCCGCGTACAGCGTGCAGATGGTGCAGGACGACGCCGCCACCAACCGCTGGTCGGCCTATCTCTACAACTACCGGACCGCTGCCTGGGACCTGCTGTTCCAGCAGTCGGGGACGGACCAGAGCGGGCTCAACCACGGCTGGGACATGTTCGAGATCTATGCGAGCCCCAACCCCGCTACGGGAGAGGGGTATTACTGCACGGAGGCACGGAACACCACCTTCGACAGCAGCGCCGTGCAGCTGCGCAGCAACGGGGCCTGGAAGCCCACGAGCCCGTCCGACTCGCCGTGGACCGACACCAACCCCGATCCGAACGCGTTCCTGTGCCCGCCGCTGAAGTTCGTCCAGGCAGGCGCCAATGATCACTGGACCGTCCACCAGTGA